From the Argentina anserina chromosome 3, drPotAnse1.1, whole genome shotgun sequence genome, the window CCCGTTCATTGTGAAATCACACTTTGATATGAAGTGTAAGCCGGAACTTGTAGTCTGGGCCTTGAGGGGAAATGAAGCATTCCCACTGGGTATTGCAATTACTTCAAGACCAAGATAGTTCACTATTACTTGTTCCTGCTTCATTTGGGTCCTTTAGTGTTTAAGAAAGAGTAGTTGCAGTTTCTTCTTTTTGGTTCAGGCTCTCCTAACTGTAACGAAACAGAAATCTCTTCATCGGAGCCACTCCGCAATGCCAAAACGTTTTTTGATACTGGATTTTCCTCTTTATTTCTATGAATTACTGGAGATCTGCTGGCAAAACTTGGAATGAACTGAAGCTCAACACTGGGAGCTGTTTCAACACCATTTTCAATGTGAAAGTCACCATGGATCAATGGCCGACTTGGTCCTAGACAGGATTCACCTTCAAATGGTACTTGCTGAAAGATTAGACCCGGAGGTCTACAGTTATCTTGTAGCTTATGTTTATATGGAGCACAGCCGGCAGAGGATGACTCTGCAACAGTGGAACCGATCCCACCTGCTGAAACATTTCTTTGCTCTTGAATTGCAGCTAAGTTAACAATAAATACAAGTCAGGAAATATGCCAAACAAAACTATgtgttgacaaaaaaaaaaacaagtttgaagagagaaagaaagaaaaaaaaagaaagaaagatccCATGAAccattttgatatatatatatatatatatatatatatatatatatatatatatatatatatatatatgaaagctAAAGATTACCAAAATGAAGATAGATGCACTAGAAGTAACATTGAAAGAGTGATAGGCCTTAGAGAGCAAGAAGAATTGGATGGGAACAAAGAGTTGGATGGTTCAAGAGCACAAACCTCGAAGCCCTTCTTTGGTTGTTATCAGATCAAGCTCCAGAAGTTCAATAAGGCGCCCAAGATCAACTCCACTAGTCCAATTTTCAGGAGGTTGACCTATTTTAAGTTTCAAGCGACCACGGTTAGCTGTCCCACCCCAAATGATCCCAACAGGTCGCGGCTTCTCTCCATTTTGACCAGTTAATAGAATGAGGCTTCCACTATCACCTTCAAGATCAAAAGTCTGCTGATTCTctccaacaacaaaaaaatcaGTGAAGAAACAGATCCCTTTTTCATCATTGTACTCGAGGGCATATGCCATGATGGTCCCAGTAGTCAAACCTGAACTTCTCCCAACTTTTATCACTTGCCTACCAATGAGACTGCTGATTGGGGACTGCAAATCTATACTGTTAACATCACCAATCTCACCTACACCTCGCACAATTGTAATTACATTCTCCATATTGAAATCTTCAGCAAAAGGAATGAAGGCACCATCAGCTCGCACAAATGTTTCTGCAGGGCACCAAATTGTAAAGGGAAGACATAGAGGTCcgaaaacaaaattattttaagttatgtgtttcctAAGATTAGATGTTCTTCAGTGTCTATCAAAGCCAATATTGtaaaaatcataattttaaattttgatttaAGTCATACCCCACACTAGTTTTTCAACGGAGATGGTACATAAAGTCATGCAAATTAACACTCATTTATACAAGACAACCGTCGTAGGCCAAGTAACACTATCAGCTTAAAAAGTAACTGCTAACAATTGTCACCATAGATGCACAAATGATTTATGGAATTAGCTTCAAAAATCATACCTGGGTTTGTTCCAGCAAATATTCCATACCATTGTTCATCTGTGATAAAAGATGTTGCCCTCTCTACAGCACCAAGATACACGCCAGGTCCAAGGCTTGGTGGCATAGGGTGAAACATTTTCTGGTTTGGATAGTCCAAATCAACTGCCACATGCCTATTTGTGAGGAAACCAACTTGTCTATTTCCTGTTCGACTTCTGACAATAGCACCCATAGTTCCATACGTCTCCTGGCTTGCAACCTAACCAAGAAAAAATGACTTAGCAATTAGGTGACTTTAGGAACCAGTTAGACTCAACCCAGAGTATACAGTAGACAGATTCCATCAATAGATTTGAACATAAGGGGACCATACGATCACTTAGTTTACCactatgcttaaaagctttgaCTGTTGAAATTCAAGACAACTATTGTTCTTATATCTTAGCACTCCCCCACAAATTGAGTTCTCCCTAGCACTGAAGAGTCCAACATGTAAATGCCAACATAAAATGAGAGGTTCCAATCACGAAATACTTTTCATCCCACCTTGATACCCTGTTATGATTTGTCAGTTTATCAGTGTTCCTAAATTTTTAAGTTTACTCAAAGAGGGGATAATGCaaagaaatttgaaaaaaaacaaaacataagtATAAAAGCCGATTCACACATATCTTTTTACGTTATCATTCACCAGGTAAACATCTATACTCATGACTTATAGTACGGAATTAATTTTTATGGCTCATCACCTATTCAGCAgcctaaaaaaaagtaattacTTAACACTATCTAAACTTACAAGTCAAAACCTGATTACAACTGCCACAGAAAACAAGTAGATCGCAGCAATTTCTTGATAAATACCTGAGAACCAGATCCAACAAATGGATCACTTCCCCTCAAGCCATCTGCAAGCTCTGTGTAAAGCTGTTCCTTGGGAGTTGGAGCTGGAGAtccaaaataagaaaattccaCAACATCCACATCACACCATACACCTCCTGGCCCCTGGACCATTTTTCAAAAGCAGTCACCGAATTAAAGAAGAACCTGGTCAAAGTTCAAGATAAATAAACAGCATAACAAACAATTTAAATACAAACACCTGTTATATTTCTGAATGTTCATAAGTTTGTAACAAGTGATAGTCTTCATATTCCCCACCCACATACAAAACtgttatttttactttttttaacAAGATTTATTACACAAGCTTTCATCATTTCGACTAGTATCAAGATGATTTGAAAAAAGGAAAGACATTTAAATAATACATAACTAACTAAAGAATGGATGAAA encodes:
- the LOC126786503 gene encoding protein NARROW LEAF 1-like → MDRSRLDLRFYHSGSTQSEESALDLERNYCCHPKLPSSSPFSLQPFASSGQHTESNAAYFSWPTLTRINDAAEDRANYFRNLQKGVLPETLGRLPSGQQATTLLELMTIRAFHSKILRRFSLGTAIGFRIRNGVLTEIPAILVFVARKAHRHWLSHLQCLPTALEGPGGVWCDVDVVEFSYFGSPAPTPKEQLYTELADGLRGSDPFVGSGSQVASQETYGTMGAIVRSRTGNRQVGFLTNRHVAVDLDYPNQKMFHPMPPSLGPGVYLGAVERATSFITDEQWYGIFAGTNPETFVRADGAFIPFAEDFNMENVITIVRGVGEIGDVNSIDLQSPISSLIGRQVIKVGRSSGLTTGTIMAYALEYNDEKGICFFTDFFVVGENQQTFDLEGDSGSLILLTGQNGEKPRPVGIIWGGTANRGRLKLKIGQPPENWTSGVDLGRLIELLELDLITTKEGLRAAIQEQRNVSAGGIGSTVAESSSAGCAPYKHKLQDNCRPPGLIFQQVPFEGESCLGPSRPLIHGDFHIENGVETAPSVELQFIPSFASRSPVIHRNKEENPVSKNVLALRSGSDEEISVSLQLGEPEPKRRNCNYSFLNTKGPK